TGATAACAACTGTTTCAAATTTAACGTTGAATTTCATGAACATCATTGCTCCAATAACCATACCAACAGCCATTGGGAAGATAACTGCCAACGCATCAAATTTCATGATGTTGTTGAATAAGATTGTGTAAGAAAGGTAACCAACAGTAGAATAAGTTAAAGCACGGAAACCTTTCCCAAAATCAGTCAATTTATTCGTTTCAACTTTTTCAGTATCTTGCTTACTTGTAAAATAAAAACCAATAACAAGCAAAATTAAAGCAATGATACCAAGAGTATATTGAACAGGTTTACTCCATTCACCAAAAACGATTGCACCAATTAAGCTACCGAAAACTAATTGAGCACCACTTGATAATGGATTCCCCACAGAAACACCCATGTATTGCATAGCACGGAATTGACCATTTTGTCCCATGGACCAAAGCATACCACCAATAATTCCAAATACCCAGAGTGATACTGACATTTCTGGTTGGACAAATAACCAAACGACA
This sequence is a window from Streptococcus macedonicus ACA-DC 198. Protein-coding genes within it:
- a CDS encoding putative sugar uptake protein translates to MQGILYALIPMIAWGSIGFVSNKIGGKPDQQTLGMTIGALLFAFVVWLFVQPEMSVSLWVFGIIGGMLWSMGQNGQFRAMQYMGVSVGNPLSSGAQLVFGSLIGAIVFGEWSKPVQYTLGIIALILLVIGFYFTSKQDTEKVETNKLTDFGKGFRALTYSTVGYLSYTILFNNIMKFDALAVIFPMAVGMVIGAMMFMKFNVKFETVVIKNAIVGLMWGVGNIFMLLAAAKAGLAIAFSFSQLGVVISIMGGILFLGETKTRKETRWLAIGIACFVLGAVLLGVVKSY